AGCTACGAGAGCCGTTCAAGAGCTTTGTGGAAAACTAGATAGCGATGAGTTCTATGCTGAGATCCATACTGATAACGAAAGCTCCCAACGACTGTTTGAAAAGTGTGGCTTCAAACTGCTCTGTTGAAGAGCGATCAATTCAGTCGATATCACTGGTTTAGAAGGATGAATCCGAGGGATCCGACTCTGTCCTATGGAGATCTCACTCCTCGACTTCGTCCAAGAGTGTCGGCACCTAGTTAAACAAGCGTTGGGGAAGAGAGCGGGCGAACCCGCCGCTGGCGGGCTCGCCCGCTGGAAGCACGTTGTTCTCCACTGCACCCGTATTGAGGACGACTACAGCTAGCGCGAACTCGTTGATCGGGTTGGCTTGATGGAAGCGGTTTGTGACGAGTTGGGTCTTGATCCCGACGACTTGCCAAAACCGTCCACATTGTGCAAGTCCTTTGACCGGTTTGAGATGTGGGTGTGGCGGCAGTTGCTGCGCGTTTCGGCGCAGCAACTGCCTACCTCAGGTCACGCCGCGATCGACGGGACATACTTCGAACGGACACAGCCATCCTTCCACTACCGCCGTTGGTCAGGACACGAGATACAGACGTTGAAAGCGACGGTCTTGGTAGACTCGCTTACCAAGACCGTCCTTGACATACAGCCTTCTGCGAAATGGCGGCACGATACTGTTGTTGGGCCGCAGGTCGCTCGACGGAACGCGGGTGACCTGCGGAGCCTTTCTGCTGACAAAGGTTACGATAAGAATGCGTTCCGTGACTGGCTCAGAGATAATGACGTGAGACCACTGGTACGTCACTGTCTGTACACGTGGTGCGATTACGCCCACAACGCGCGGTTAGACGACTCTCTGTACAACAAACGGTAGATGACAGAGACATACTTTTCAGTGGTCAAGCGCTCGCACGGCGCGACCGTGCGAGCGCAGACCTGGTACCGCGAGTTCAGAGAATGCGTTCTCAAATTCGCCATCTTGTAACATCGAACGCGCTTGCTCAGCACTCTAATCCCGATGCCGTCTCTCTATTCAACAGAGCAGTGTATGCAACTTGGCTTGGTAACCTTTATTCCAGCCAATTGCAAATAATATCTAATGCCGCTTGATAACGATGATGACAGTAATACCGTTCTCATAATTGGGGGTACCCGGTTCATCGGCCGGCATCTCGTAGACGAACTAGCCAGAAATAAATACGATATTTCGATATTCACACGTGGGAACAGGGAGTTGTTTAGTGGTGATAAGCAGATCGAGCACTTAGAAGGAGATAGGACAAATACAAACGCGCTTAAACGCGCCAAGAGAACTGTTAGCCCCGATATTGTTTTTGATATGGTAGCCTACAAGCCGGAACACGTTCGCACTGCTACCTCTATTTTCTCGAACGTTGACTCCTACGTCTATGTTTCGTCTGGATACGCTTATAACCAGGTTCCGCCAGTAGCAAGAACTTCGACTCATGATGTCCCGCTCCGCGAAGGAGTCACGAAACTACATTCGTATCCCGAAGATACTGCTGAGATTTCAAATGCGAGCTATGGTGAAAAAAAGGCCGAGGGTGATCGGATTGTGTTCAACGCTGCTAAAAACAATGTTCACGCAATGTCGGTACGGCCGATGGTAGTATATGGGCCGTATGATCACACAGAGCGCTTCGCTTATTGGGTGAACCGGGTTAATAATTATGACCGGGTTCTTGTACCCGGAGGCGGTGAATCACTTCAACACTTAGCGTACGTAAAAGATGTCGCTCGCGCACTACGAATCGTTGCTGAACAAGGAGAGCCTGGCGAAGCATATAATGTGGCTGACGAAAACACTTTTTCGCTGGCACAAGGGCTAGCGATAATCTCGGACAATTTAAATACGGATATTGAACTTGTGGCGGCAAGCGAGCGAGAACTGTCCGTACATAAGCTTAGTGCGTCGGACTTTCCATTGTATGTGCCCGCGCCAACGATGGTATCGTTACAAAAACTGAAGAGTTTGGGGTGGACCTCAACAAATCGCACAAAAGCAGTTAGCAAAACCATTGACGCTCATCTTGAGACAGAACGAACTGGAGAGAATATCGGGCCATCGCGTGAGGCTGAGAGTGCCGCAATTCAAGACATTATAAAGTAAAATAGCACCGTCGGTTTATGATACTATTACAGGGGACGACCTATGAGTGCCTCCGAACGGAGTTCATATTTCGATTGGTTCTCAGGAAATATGTCACCGACAGCTAGCTACCATCAAAATATGTTGTTGCATCCGAGGGAATCTGTGATTGCAATATTTTCTCAGTGACAACTTTTCTTGGATAGTCGAATCGATTCAATTCAACGGCACCGGACTCTGTATCATAAAGTATGTATGACCCTCTCAGGTCCCCATCACGAGGCTGTCCGACACTACCCGGATTCAGCACAAGACATCCGTCAATTGAAACAATAATAGGATAATGTGTATGACCATACACCAATATATCTTCATCAACAACAAGGTCTGACGAAATGTCGTCGGGATACACGTACTCATCAGGATCCTGTGGCGACCCATGAACGAGTTGTACCGATGTTTGATCGATCTCAATTGATTTTTCCAGCGGTAACTGTTCAAGATATTTCCTATTCGAGTCCGTGAGTTGATCTCGCGTCCAATAGACAATCTCTGTCGGAATCTCTGGAAAATCGAAGTTACTGGAGAGTACAGCTCGGTCGTGGTTTCCAGTTATTGAAATAACATTCAGTTCTTTGAATCGTTCGACTACATCGTTTGGATACGGACCATACCCGAGAATATCCCCACTATGTATAATGAGATCATAAGATGGGACATTAGCAAGAACTGCATTTAATGCTGGACGGTTGGCATGAACATCACTGATTATGAGAACTTTCATAAATTGTGTTCAGTACGTTTGTAACTCGGTTAGTTTTCAGGCATATTGGTTGCTCGGCTCTCAATACAAATAATTAAACTCTACAGTTACTATCATTTGATATGGCTCGGGTACTCACGACAGCAGCCGGGAGCGATATCGGTGTTGGTGCCATCCAATCTCTAGAGCAAGCAGGTCATAACGTTGTCGCGGTTGATATGGATTCATACAGTGCTGGTCTGTATATTGCCGACGATGCGGCCACAGTCCCGCCAGCGACACACGACGACTGGCCCAATGCGATGTCGGCTATTGTCCAGCAGTACGATGTGGATGTCGTTATTCCGCTTATTGACCCTGAACTAAGCGAACTCTCACGGCTTCGAGAAGCCTTATGCGACACTGTACCTATTCTTACACCGCGCATACAACTCGTCTCCAGCCTCCAAGATAAGTTTGAAGCATGCAAACTGCTCTCCAAAAAAGGATTGCCGGTCCCCGAGACGTGTCTTGCTTCCGATGCCGCACATTTATCGCCCTCAGATTTCCCGCGATTCGTGAAACCGAGAGTCGCACACGGGAGTCGTGGTACATATTTGGCACACTCTATGACGGATGTAGAAGATTTCGTGGAAGAGAGCCAGTATCCGATGGATGATATGCTGATTCAACAATATATCGAGGGAACTGAATACACTTCGAACGTGACAGTCACCCAAGAGAATGAATTGTTATCTATTGTCACAAAAGAGGTGCCAATCAAGAGAGGTAATACCATTTGGGGAGTCACTCGCAACAGCCCCCCAATCAAGAATTTATGTGAAGATGTCTATGAATCTCTCGATCCATCGGGGCCACTGAATGTCCAACAGATACTGGCTGAAGATGGCACACCGTATATTCTCGAAATCAACCCACGGTTTTCAGGTTCGTCTTGCCTCACGGTTGAAGCAGGTGTCAACGAGTTTGATCTCCTTGTTCGAGCTGCACTTGGCGAAGAAGTTAATCGCTCGCAGACATTCAAAGAGGGAATTGGAATTCTCAGATACACCGATCAAATATACATTCGTGAAGATTCAGTGCTTACCGAGTGGGAGCCAGATCACTAACTTCGACGGGTTCCATATGGAGATCTCAATCAATATCCTCCAAGGGCTCGCACGGCGCGACCGTGCGAGCGCAGACCTGGTACCGCGAGTTCAGAGAATGCGTTCTCAAATTCGCCATCTTACAACATCGAACGCGCTTGCTCAGCACTCTAATCCCGATGCCGTCTCTCTACTCAACAGAGCACTTCAAACAGATTAGAGAGTCTAACGAATAGCTGAAATACAAACGCTAACCCGTCAGCATCGAGTATATTCTCTGGATTCCCCTGGCATCTACTAATTCTTCGCCGCTCTCTTTCATAGTTCGTCTCAGATCGCTGTCGGTGACGAGCCTCAATACAGACTCTCGCAGTTCATCTCTTTCACACTGCAGTATACTGTCCGACAGCGAATTCGCCACAGGACGCTGGTTATCCGATTGAGGGATTCCAATTATCGGAGTTCCTGTCGCGAGAAGCTCATAGACGGTGCTCCCCGTCGCACTCACCGCGAAATCGGCTTTGAACATACGTTGTGAGAGGTCATCCGGATTCTGTAGAAGATTCAATTCGGCGTTTGTTGACTCCGCTGCGTCTTTTATCTGATCTTGGTTTTCAAATCCGGGTCCGATTATCACATCAATCTCGATATCAAAGCCATCAAACGCGCGAATCGCATCAGGCGTTACGTCGTTCACATCACTACCACCAAAGGTGATAAGCGCACGCTCAGGGGGATCACGCCAAGGAGGAGTTTTAGTAGCGAGATGCTGGAATTCTTCACGCATTAGTAGATAGTCCGGTCCCAAGAGCATTTGCGGCTTTTCGCCGATCCAGTCATAATTAAGCTCTGGTGCATAGACGTTACCATTTACGTTCACATCGCAACAAAGCTTGAACCGGGTATCGTCGGTTATTGTTACTAGTGTCGATGGAGACTTGGAGATCTGTTTCTGAGATTTGGTATCAACCTCGTATGAATCTGTGAGAACTATCGTTGGCTCGTGTTTCTTGATCCATAGTAGAGTCTCTTCAATACCTTCGGATTTTAATCGGAATGTTTCAACTTCATCTGGACAAATATTGCTGACTGCAGATGGTGTCTGAGTCAGATATGTGACTTGATAACCGTTTTGTAGAAACTTCTGTGCTAATACACTCGATCGAACAAGATGCCCATATCCGATTTCAGAATCACCATCTGCACGAATAGCGAGGTAGTTCATATTTTCTTTTGCTCTACGTGCTGGTTTATTTCACTTAGATCATTTTTGTCAATATAGCGTACTGCATCAAGTAAATCTATGATTCGATCATAATCTACTTCGTCGTATATTCGGCGGAGAAGTTCGTAATCATTCGATTCATCAAGTGTAAGACGTAAATCCGTTCTATTCTGCAGGTTTTCATAATCGAACACCTCATCGGATAGAATATCGTACAGATTGAATTTGTCTGGGTTCTCGTAGTAGTACGGGGTTACATGTTCTCGATGTCGAGATTCGGTGGATTCCTCTTTAACAGTTCGAAATGAATCGAAAGTAAATGCACCTACTCTCAATCCGTGGGGAAATGTTTGCTCAGATCGTGCTGAGACATACTCATAGCCGTCGGACAATTTGTCGACCGCTGTATCGATAAATCTTGGAGAAACAAGTGGACAATCGGCTGTAACTCGAACTACAATATCTGCGCTACTCTCATTGGCAGCGTCAAACATCCTTTCGAGGACATTTTCTTCACTTCCGCGAAAGACAGTCGCGCCTGAACGATCTGCGTAGAGGTTAATGATATCGTCGCGCTTCTTATCTGAGGTGGCAACGACAATTTCATCGATACTATCTGATGAAGCAACTCTTCGGATAACGTGTTCTATCACGTGGTTACCATCAAGTGGCAACATTACCTTTCCAGGCAAACGTGATGAGCCCATACGCGCTTGTATGCAAGCTACCGTTTTCATATGATTCAAATGGATTCCTCTCTACAGTGCTAAATCTTTCTCTTGCTCTTCTATATTGATATCTGGTCGTTTCAAAGATAGCAGTAGACTTTTTATCGTCCCCAAAGGTCCACAGACTATGGGAAAAAACAACTCTATGCGGCCTTCAAACGGTGTCTGGCTGATACTTGATTCTCTCTCATACAATTCGACTCCTTTTGCAAGTGATGGGCCGGATTCTATGCCAAGATTTCAAACACTTGCAGAAGACGAGGGTGTGATTTTTTCTGAGGCATACGCACCAGGTCCATTTAGTCCCTCTTCACATGCTTCATTCTTTACTGGAGAGCTACCCTCTACGACTGGGATGTACGAAGCATATCCGTTTTTTAATTCTGATATTCCAACTATAGCTGACTTTTTAAGCGAAACACACAGAACGAGCCTTATTTCTGTAAATCACTTTTTATTCCAAGGCTTAGAAAGGGGATTCGATTACGTGAATGATATTGGTCGGACTTATATGCATTTCCAAAATGCGAGTGATCCAAAGGATTACTCAAAAAAATACAACAGTGATCCGAGACTGAAACGGTTTGTTGATTTCCTCCGCGACGACGGGAAGCCTTTTAAATCAGTTGTGAATGGGCTAAAATATAGATTCGGAGAAAAAAACATCAAGCCCAAAGAGTGGGGAGATGAGAGAGATTTCCAGTATGCCGATACTATGGGTGAGATGATTTTAGATCAGCTCTCCTCGCATAAAGACGATTCATTTGTTGTAGCGAACTTTATGGATCTTCATGGCCCCTTTGATGTAAGCGATGAAGCCCTCAATAAGTTCTTCTCAGATACAGATCGGTCCGAAATTCCGTTGGGAGTTGTCCCTCGTCGAGATAAATTACGTGGTGAGAAATCCTATGACCCGGCCAAGATGTACAATCTATACAAAGCAGCTATCTGGGATCTTGACCGCAAATTCACCTCTTTAGTGAAGGATCTAATAGACAATGACATCTTCGTTGCTGTATGTGCAGACCACGGATGGTACGATACCAATTCTGCGTACTCCGATGAAAGGCTGCATATTCCGGTCGTTCTATTTTCCCCTGAAGAAGAAAATCGAAGAATCAGTCATACAGTAAGTCTCCGACAACTTCCTAGAACCACTGCTGAAGTTTTGCTTGGAGATGGGGGAGAGTTCAATGGACCATCACTTCTCAAAACGGAATCAGATCAAGTAGCCGTTTCTGAAGTCGTGCATAAGCCAAACGAGATCTATGAAAAGACCAAGCGGGTATACGTTAATAGGCCTTCACAAGGAGCAGAACCAAATGAAATCCAACGTGACTTGGTCTTATTTAAGGGGGATGCCAAAGTTCAATTCGTAGATGGAAGTTGTGATGTTATTAGAGGAGATTCTACGATCGCTGATGAATTGATTGAGCAGGGACAAAATATCCTAGATTCACCAATTAATTACCCAGACGGGGATCAGATTATGTATGATGAGCGAACGGAAGATAGGCTCAAACACTTGGGCTATTTGTCATAGCTCGTCAATACCCTTTGTAGTAGGTTGTGGTCTAAAAGGGTCTCAACGACGGGTATCATCTCATCCATAGGACAGCCGTAATCATCCGCGATCTCTACCATAGCGTGTTCTCCGTCGCTATAGTTGAGAACAGTCAGAATCCGATTTAAGAATTCTTGTTCATTCACCACTGAATTCGCCCTTTCCCATTGTTGGGGACTATTTATATTTGGATAGAGATCACGTTTCCCAAGCATAGGCTCTCCGTATGGCTTTTGATTCTCATAATAGCCAGCGTATTCAAAAGATTGTAGTAGATTTTCAATTAGATCAACACTCTGAATAAGAGAATCAATTCCCATAAATTCTTTATCATCGTTTGAATTGTGGTAACCGTCATATTGACCGTAAACCGTTCTTGCTATCTGCCCCACAGGGAGGTTAAATCCGGGCGAGCAGTACTGCCTTTCGTCGGATCCACCTGTTGGTGTAAATTGACGAATTTTGAATCCTTTGTCACTTTGTTCTTTTAAATTTTGAACTGTTTTGTCAATAAGAGCATTTTCTCGACGACTAGTCTTGTAACTAAGGCTCTCACTAGGTCCACCAAGACAGGTCAGAACAAGACCGCCGACGAGTGCGTCTTTTAGATGATCGCCGTATTCAGACAAATAAGCGATGCTACCAATCGTTTCGGGACAAAGAACGAAACGATACGTGAACTGTCTATTCTCCCACTCGGAGAGACGATGGTATAGTGCTGCAAGAACTAATGGCCCACTTAGTTCGTTATTCGCAAGTGATGGGTGACAGAGATAGGAACTGAGTAGTACTTCTTCGTCTGATTCACCCGGCAAAACGGTATGTCCAAAATTTAATTCTCCATCCACGAATTCGCTATCAATGTGGGCATAGTATTCACCTTCAGGTAACTCTTCGTAGACTTGGTGTGGAAGACAAAATCCCCACGTTCGTTCATAGTAACTGGTGACATAGGGTGTTGCATCAGGTACACTCGGGTCAGTATACAGGTGCGGTTTTAATTCGTCAAGTGAAAAAGACCCATTAACTGCTTTAGAATAATTTACTACAGCAAGGTTCGTTTCATCAAAATCAGCGTAGATATTTCGGTCTGGGCCGGTAAGACGTCCCTCATAGATGTGCCATTCAGGGGGTATTTCCCAATCGAAAACGTCTGTACCCGATGGTACCCCTTCAATTTCGAGCGGTATTTCCTCTCGAAAGATCTTGAGGCTCTTTCGTAGGCCCGGGCCAGTTATACTTCTCGTCACTGGCCAGAGATCATCAAAAAGTCTACTCAGCCACTCTGACTCATTCTCGATATACA
This portion of the Halobellus litoreus genome encodes:
- a CDS encoding metallophosphoesterase family protein, coding for MKVLIISDVHANRPALNAVLANVPSYDLIIHSGDILGYGPYPNDVVERFKELNVISITGNHDRAVLSSNFDFPEIPTEIVYWTRDQLTDSNRKYLEQLPLEKSIEIDQTSVQLVHGSPQDPDEYVYPDDISSDLVVDEDILVYGHTHYPIIVSIDGCLVLNPGSVGQPRDGDLRGSYILYDTESGAVELNRFDYPRKVVTEKILQSQIPSDATTYFDGS
- a CDS encoding DUF4910 domain-containing protein — its product is MYIENESEWLSRLFDDLWPVTRSITGPGLRKSLKIFREEIPLEIEGVPSGTDVFDWEIPPEWHIYEGRLTGPDRNIYADFDETNLAVVNYSKAVNGSFSLDELKPHLYTDPSVPDATPYVTSYYERTWGFCLPHQVYEELPEGEYYAHIDSEFVDGELNFGHTVLPGESDEEVLLSSYLCHPSLANNELSGPLVLAALYHRLSEWENRQFTYRFVLCPETIGSIAYLSEYGDHLKDALVGGLVLTCLGGPSESLSYKTSRRENALIDKTVQNLKEQSDKGFKIRQFTPTGGSDERQYCSPGFNLPVGQIARTVYGQYDGYHNSNDDKEFMGIDSLIQSVDLIENLLQSFEYAGYYENQKPYGEPMLGKRDLYPNINSPQQWERANSVVNEQEFLNRILTVLNYSDGEHAMVEIADDYGCPMDEMIPVVETLLDHNLLQRVLTSYDK
- a CDS encoding sulfatase-like hydrolase/transferase, with amino-acid sequence MGKNNSMRPSNGVWLILDSLSYNSTPFASDGPDSMPRFQTLAEDEGVIFSEAYAPGPFSPSSHASFFTGELPSTTGMYEAYPFFNSDIPTIADFLSETHRTSLISVNHFLFQGLERGFDYVNDIGRTYMHFQNASDPKDYSKKYNSDPRLKRFVDFLRDDGKPFKSVVNGLKYRFGEKNIKPKEWGDERDFQYADTMGEMILDQLSSHKDDSFVVANFMDLHGPFDVSDEALNKFFSDTDRSEIPLGVVPRRDKLRGEKSYDPAKMYNLYKAAIWDLDRKFTSLVKDLIDNDIFVAVCADHGWYDTNSAYSDERLHIPVVLFSPEEENRRISHTVSLRQLPRTTAEVLLGDGGEFNGPSLLKTESDQVAVSEVVHKPNEIYEKTKRVYVNRPSQGAEPNEIQRDLVLFKGDAKVQFVDGSCDVIRGDSTIADELIEQGQNILDSPINYPDGDQIMYDERTEDRLKHLGYLS
- the pseG gene encoding UDP-2,4-diacetamido-2,4,6-trideoxy-beta-L-altropyranose hydrolase, with the translated sequence MNYLAIRADGDSEIGYGHLVRSSVLAQKFLQNGYQVTYLTQTPSAVSNICPDEVETFRLKSEGIEETLLWIKKHEPTIVLTDSYEVDTKSQKQISKSPSTLVTITDDTRFKLCCDVNVNGNVYAPELNYDWIGEKPQMLLGPDYLLMREEFQHLATKTPPWRDPPERALITFGGSDVNDVTPDAIRAFDGFDIEIDVIIGPGFENQDQIKDAAESTNAELNLLQNPDDLSQRMFKADFAVSATGSTVYELLATGTPIIGIPQSDNQRPVANSLSDSILQCERDELRESVLRLVTDSDLRRTMKESGEELVDARGIQRIYSMLTG
- a CDS encoding NAD-dependent epimerase/dehydratase family protein, with amino-acid sequence MPLDNDDDSNTVLIIGGTRFIGRHLVDELARNKYDISIFTRGNRELFSGDKQIEHLEGDRTNTNALKRAKRTVSPDIVFDMVAYKPEHVRTATSIFSNVDSYVYVSSGYAYNQVPPVARTSTHDVPLREGVTKLHSYPEDTAEISNASYGEKKAEGDRIVFNAAKNNVHAMSVRPMVVYGPYDHTERFAYWVNRVNNYDRVLVPGGGESLQHLAYVKDVARALRIVAEQGEPGEAYNVADENTFSLAQGLAIISDNLNTDIELVAASERELSVHKLSASDFPLYVPAPTMVSLQKLKSLGWTSTNRTKAVSKTIDAHLETERTGENIGPSREAESAAIQDIIK
- a CDS encoding ATP-grasp domain-containing protein, translating into MARVLTTAAGSDIGVGAIQSLEQAGHNVVAVDMDSYSAGLYIADDAATVPPATHDDWPNAMSAIVQQYDVDVVIPLIDPELSELSRLREALCDTVPILTPRIQLVSSLQDKFEACKLLSKKGLPVPETCLASDAAHLSPSDFPRFVKPRVAHGSRGTYLAHSMTDVEDFVEESQYPMDDMLIQQYIEGTEYTSNVTVTQENELLSIVTKEVPIKRGNTIWGVTRNSPPIKNLCEDVYESLDPSGPLNVQQILAEDGTPYILEINPRFSGSSCLTVEAGVNEFDLLVRAALGEEVNRSQTFKEGIGILRYTDQIYIREDSVLTEWEPDH
- a CDS encoding cytidylyltransferase domain-containing protein — translated: MKTVACIQARMGSSRLPGKVMLPLDGNHVIEHVIRRVASSDSIDEIVVATSDKKRDDIINLYADRSGATVFRGSEENVLERMFDAANESSADIVVRVTADCPLVSPRFIDTAVDKLSDGYEYVSARSEQTFPHGLRVGAFTFDSFRTVKEESTESRHREHVTPYYYENPDKFNLYDILSDEVFDYENLQNRTDLRLTLDESNDYELLRRIYDEVDYDRIIDLLDAVRYIDKNDLSEINQHVEQKKI